The Halostagnicola larsenii XH-48 region GGCTCGGGCGTCTATCGCTACCCCGAACCGAAGGCCATTGCAGGAACGAACATGGCCGAAGTCGGCTTCGAACTCGATCCGTCGAACAAGCGGGTCGTGGTCTTTTCGGCCATCGACAACATGATGAAGGGGTCGGCCGGACAGGCCGTCCACGCGGCGAACATCGCGCTCGGTCTCGAGGAGACCGCCGGACTCGAGTTTACGGGACTACACCCCGTGGGGGCACCGTAGATGGTAACCGTCGTCAAAATCGGCGGCGCACGCGCCGTCGACCCCGAGGGTGCGCTCGCTGACGTCGCCTCGCTCGTCGAGGACGGCGAGGATGTCGTCCTCACCCACGGCGGTTCGACCGCCGTCGACGAGACGCTCGAGGAACTCGGCGAGGAGCCGACCTACGTCGAAACGCCCGGCGGCGTCGTCGGCCGATTCACCGACGAACGGACGATGGACGTCTTCAAGATGGTGATGCCGGGGAAGCTCAACACGGACCTCGTCGAGGCCCTCCAGAACGAGGGCGTCGACGCAGTTGGGCTCACCGGCACCGACGGAAAGCTGCTCTCGGGCAAGCGAAAATCCGCAGTTAGGGTCAAAGAGGACGGCAAGAAGAAGATCAAACGCGGCGACCACTCGGGAACGATCGAGTCGGTCAACGCGGACCTGCTCGAGACGCTGCTCTCGAGTTCGTACACGCCCGTCGTCTCCGTTCCGGTACTCGGGAGGGAGAAAGACGGCGGCTACACCGCCGTCAACGCCGACGCGGACCGCGCGGCTGCCGCGGTCGCGGGCGCGCTCGAGGCGGATCTCGTCCTCCTGACAGACGTGTCGGGGATCTACGAGGATCCCGACGACGAGTCGACCAAGATCGACGGGGCCTCGACGCCCGCGGAGTTCGAGACCGTCAAAGACGCCGCGGAAGGATTCATGACGAAGAAGGTGATGGCGGCCGAGGAGTCCCTCGAGGGCGGAGCCGCCTCGGTCGTCGTCGCGGACGCGAACGCGGACGACCCGATCACGAGCGCACTCCATGGCGACGGGACGACCCTGCTGCCCGATGTGCTCGAGGATGACGAGAACGCGAAAACGGAGGCCACAGAATGAGCGACCACGATTTCGTTTCCGGCGGCAAGCCGATCGGCATCGAGCGCGGCGAGGGACCGTACCTCTACACGGCCGACGAGACGGCGTACATCGACGCGGGTGCAAGCTTCGCCTGCACGCCGCTCGGGCACAGTCACCCGGCGGTTGTCGACGCAGTCTGCGAACAAGTCGAAAACCTGATATTCATCGACTCCTCCTATCCCGTTCAGTCGCGCGAGGACGCCTACGCTTCGTTCGTCGCGTCGACGCCCGACGGACTGGATCAGGCCTGGTTCTGTAACTCCGGGACCGAGGCAAATGAAGCTGCGCTAAAATTCGCCCGCTCGGCGACCGGCGAGTCGAAGATCGTCGCCGCGACCCGCTCGTTCCACGGCCGGACGATGGGAGCGCTCGCGGCCACCTGGAAGGACAAGTACAAGAAACCCTACGAACCGCTTGCAGGTGACGTGGAGTTCGTTCCGTACGGCGACAGCGAGGAACTCGCGGCCGCCGTCGACGACGAGACTGCGGCGGTCATCTTGGAGCCGATCCAGGGCGAGGGCGGGATCAACGTTCCGCCGGCGGGCTACCTCGAGACGGCACGCGAGGTCACCGACGACGCCGGCGCGGCGCTCGTCTTCGACGAGGTTCAGACCGGCATGGGTCGGACGGGTTCGATGTGGGCCTGTCAGAACGCGGGCGTCACACCAGACATCCTGACGACGGCCAAGGGGCTTGGCAACGGCCTGCCCGTCGGCGCGGTCGCGGTCCGCGACTGGATCGCTGACGGCGCGGCTTCCCACAACGCAACCTTCAGCGGCGGTCCCGTCGTCACCGCGGCGGTCCACGCGACCATCTCGACGCTGGTCGAGGAGGAGTGGCCCGCTCACGCCGCCGAGATGGGCGAGTATCTCACGGCGGAACTCGAGGCCGCCCTCGGCGACGAGGTGCGGGAGGTCCGCGGCGAGGGGCTGCTCATCGGTATCGAGTTGAAACGCGGCGCAAACCGGGCCGCACGGGACCTAGCAATGAACCACCAAATCCTGGCGCTCCCGGCGGGTCGGACCGTTCTGCGCCTGCTGCCGCCGCTGGTGATCGACGAGGCCGACGCGGATCAGCTCGTGGGCGCGCTGGCCGAAGTCGTCGTCTCCGAGTCCTAACGTAACTATGACTGCGAGCAAACCCGAACCGACCGATGTCTCGCCCGAGAACGCACGGAACCTGTTGATCGATCTCGTCTCGATTTCCTCCCCCAGCGGCGAGGAACGCAAGGCGGCCGAACGCCTCGTCGAGTTCTTCACGGCGAACGGCCGCGAGGCCTGGATCGACGAGGTCGGCAACGTTCGCGCGCCGGCCGACGACGCGGTTTTGCTGACCTCCCACGTCGACACCGTTCCCGGCGAGATTCCGGTCGAGGTTCGCCCAGCCGACGCGGACGACCTCGAGTCCGAGGTCGCCAGCGAGGAGGGTGAAGACGTCCTCTGGGGGCGGGGCAGCGTCGACGCCACCGGTCCGCTCGCAGCGATGGCCGTCGCCGCCGTACGAACGGGCGTCTCCTTCGTCGGCGTCGTCGGCGAGGAGACCAACTCCCGCGGCGCGCGTCACCTGGCCGTCGACCGCGAGGAACCCGACGCCGTCGTCAACGGCGAACCCAGCGGCGCGACCGGGATCACCCTCGGCTATCGCGGTTTTCTCGCGGGGACCTACGTTGCGACCAGCGAGTCCGGCCACACCTCCCGGCCGGAACCGAACGCGATTCAACACGCGATCGACTGGTGGACGGCCGTCGAGGACGCCTTCGCGGACGACGAGTACCATCCCGTTTTCGAACGCGTGACGGCCAAACCCGTCGACGTCGACGGCGGTTCGAGCGAGGACGGCCTGTCGGTCGAGACGACCCTGGACGTGCAATTGCGCATCCCGCCGACGCTCACCGCCGAAGCGGTTCGCGAGACCGCCGAAGCCGAACTCGAGATCGGCACCGTCTCCTGGGCGGAGCCGATCCCGCCGGTCATGGAGAGCCCGCGGACCGAAGTCGCGCGGGCGTTTCGCGCGGCGATCCGCGAGCAGGACGCCGATCCAC contains the following coding sequences:
- a CDS encoding aspartate aminotransferase family protein, with the protein product MSDHDFVSGGKPIGIERGEGPYLYTADETAYIDAGASFACTPLGHSHPAVVDAVCEQVENLIFIDSSYPVQSREDAYASFVASTPDGLDQAWFCNSGTEANEAALKFARSATGESKIVAATRSFHGRTMGALAATWKDKYKKPYEPLAGDVEFVPYGDSEELAAAVDDETAAVILEPIQGEGGINVPPAGYLETAREVTDDAGAALVFDEVQTGMGRTGSMWACQNAGVTPDILTTAKGLGNGLPVGAVAVRDWIADGAASHNATFSGGPVVTAAVHATISTLVEEEWPAHAAEMGEYLTAELEAALGDEVREVRGEGLLIGIELKRGANRAARDLAMNHQILALPAGRTVLRLLPPLVIDEADADQLVGALAEVVVSES
- a CDS encoding acetylglutamate/acetylaminoadipate kinase codes for the protein MVTVVKIGGARAVDPEGALADVASLVEDGEDVVLTHGGSTAVDETLEELGEEPTYVETPGGVVGRFTDERTMDVFKMVMPGKLNTDLVEALQNEGVDAVGLTGTDGKLLSGKRKSAVRVKEDGKKKIKRGDHSGTIESVNADLLETLLSSSYTPVVSVPVLGREKDGGYTAVNADADRAAAAVAGALEADLVLLTDVSGIYEDPDDESTKIDGASTPAEFETVKDAAEGFMTKKVMAAEESLEGGAASVVVADANADDPITSALHGDGTTLLPDVLEDDENAKTEATE
- a CDS encoding [LysW]-lysine hydrolase, with translation MTASKPEPTDVSPENARNLLIDLVSISSPSGEERKAAERLVEFFTANGREAWIDEVGNVRAPADDAVLLTSHVDTVPGEIPVEVRPADADDLESEVASEEGEDVLWGRGSVDATGPLAAMAVAAVRTGVSFVGVVGEETNSRGARHLAVDREEPDAVVNGEPSGATGITLGYRGFLAGTYVATSESGHTSRPEPNAIQHAIDWWTAVEDAFADDEYHPVFERVTAKPVDVDGGSSEDGLSVETTLDVQLRIPPTLTAEAVRETAEAELEIGTVSWAEPIPPVMESPRTEVARAFRAAIREQDADPRLLRKTGTSDMNIYAGSWDCPMATYGPGNSDLDHAPNERLSLSEFDRSISVLESVAADLRGDTQ